One Lycium barbarum isolate Lr01 chromosome 5, ASM1917538v2, whole genome shotgun sequence genomic window carries:
- the LOC132639599 gene encoding uncharacterized protein LOC132639599: MGLHQGSTLSPFLFALVMDELTRQIQGEVPWCMLFADDIVLIDETRNGVNDKLEGWRQTLESKGFKLSRTKTEYLECKFSDLPREANEEVRLGTQAIQKKGSFKYLGSIIQGDGDIDDDVSHRIGAGWMKWRLASGVLCDKKVPPKLKGKFYKVVVRPTLLYYVTFVLPVSALNFGVLIAH; this comes from the exons atggggttgcatcagggatcaactcttagcccgtttctattcgccctggtgatggatgaattgacgcgacaaatacaaggtgaggtgccttggtgtatgttgttcgcggatgacatagtcctgattgacgagactcgcaacggagttaacgataagctggagggttggagacagacgttggagtctaaaggatttaaattgagtaggaccaagacagaatacttggagtgcaagttcagtgacctACCACGTGAGGCTaacgaggaagtgaggcttggtacccaggccattcaaaagaaaggaagtttcaagtatcttgggtctattatacagggagatggggatatcgacgacgatgtttcacatcgtattggtgcggggtggatgaaatggaggctcgcctctggagtgctgtgtgataagaaagtgccaccaaaacttaaaggaaagttctacaaagtggtggttagaccgaccttattgta CTATGTGACATTCGTTTTACCTGTAAGCGCATTAAACTTTGGGGTTCTAATTGCACATTAG
- the LOC132641090 gene encoding F-box/kelch-repeat protein At1g23390: MAILLEDEAPIHGDVLETILSHVPLIDLVPASYVSKSWSRAITTSLQCFNKPKPWLIIHTQCTRSPYDISVRAYDPRSHVWIEISQPSIKYVSALRSSHSNLLYMLSPSKLSFSFDRMNITWHHVDAPRVWRTDPIVAHVGGSIIIAGGTCDFEDDPLAVEVYKTETRTWETCESMPAILKDSAASTWLSIATTHDKLIVAEKFTGVTYCFDPKLKKWAGPYELRPDARIFHSVIGFSNNRLILIGMIGDAENVTRLKIWKVDTESFECEELGEMPSELIKKLKSETFGVSSISVCLAGDYAYMSKSSELAEEIVGCEFINGGGIRWWSMKNEAAGDGNRSERVVFSCSVIGLGDLQRAMSLGNRKFALKL, encoded by the coding sequence atggCTATTCTTCTTGAGGATGAAGCCCCTATTCATGGAGATGTATTAGAGACTATTCTTTCGCACGTGCCACTTATCGACTTAGTTCCCGCTTCGTACGTGTCAAAATCATGGAGCCGAGCTATTACCACTTCTCTCCAATGCTTCAACAAGCCGAAGCCGTGGCTCATTATCCACACCCAATGCACGCGCTCACCTTATGACATATCTGTACGCGCTTACGACCCGCGTTCACACGTGTGGATCGAGATATCTCAGCCGTCCATTAAATATGTCTCCGCCCTCCGGTCATCCCATTCAAATTTACTCTACATGCTCTCGCCTTCAAAGCTCTCTTTCTCATTCGACCGGATGAACATCACGTGGCATCACGTGGATGCCCCGCGTGTGTGGCGGACCGATCCAATTGTGGCTCACGTGGGTGGCTCAATCATTATAGCTGGTGGCACATGCGATTTCGAGGACGATCCTTTAGCAGTGGAAGTCTACAAAACGGAGACTCGCACGTGGGAAACGTGCGAGTCAATGCCCGCGATACTCAAAGACTCTGCAGCCTCCACGTGGCTATCAATCGCCACAACCCACGACAAACTCATCGTCGCGGAGAAATTCACGGGCGTTACTTACTGTTTCGATCCGAAACTTAAGAAGTGGGCCGGGCCTTACGAGTTAAGGCCTGACGCGCGTATTTTTCACTCTGTTATTGGGTTCTCCAATAACCGTTTGATCCTAATTGGCATGATTGGAGACGCGGAAAATGTGACGAGACTTAAAATTTGGAAAGTGGACACGGAGAGTTTCGAGTGTGAGGAACTGGGGGAAATGCCTTCAGAGTTAATTAAGAAACTGAAGAGTGAAACTTTTGGAGTTTCTTCAATCAGTGTTTGTTTAGCGGGAGATTATGCGTATATGAGCAAGTCGTCGGAGTTGGCGGAGGAGATAGTGGGTTGTGAGTTCATTAACGGCGGCGGAATACGGTGGTGGAGCATGAAAAATGAGGCTGCCGGTGACGGGAATAGATCAGAGAGAGTGGTGTTTTCTTGTTCTGTTATTGGGTTAGGTGATTTGCAGCGAGCTATGTCATTGGGAAATCGGAAATTTGCTCTCAAGTTGTAA